CCCAACGTCCCGTTGAAGAGCTCAAAGAAGAGCTTGCTGCCATACAAAAGCAATACTTGTCATTACCACCGTCGGATTTTGCATGGCAAAGAGCCATTATAGGAAAGAACGACCGTATCTTTCTGCCGGATAGCCAATGGCTGGCATGGAGAAACAAAGCGGATTCCCTTGAATATGCAGAAGCCGCTCATTATCAACAAGACCTTTTTGATAATGTAATCATGCAAATCAACTAATTATCGATTTATGGATAAACAACTAATCGCCGAACGTTTTTCTAAAGCCATTGCTACTTATCCTCAGGAAGCAAACGTACAACGGCAGATAGCAGATAAAATGATTCACCTGCTTACAGAACACGTCTCTTTTCCCTGTTCAAAAGTGATTGAGTTCGGATGCGGCACAGGCATTTATTCCCGTATGCTACTTCAGGCTCTTCGGCCGGAAGAATTATTGCTAAACGACCTTTGTCCGGAAATGAAGTACTGTTGTGAAGATATATTAAGAAAAGAACAGGTTTCCTTTCTTCCGGGAGATGCAGAAACTGTTTCTTTCCCCGCTGAAAACACATTAATTACTTCCTGCTCGGCTCTGCAATGGTTCGAATCTCCTGAAAACTTTTTCAAAAGGTGCAATGCCCTGCTGAATAACCAAGGCTATTTCGCTTTCAGTACTTTCGGGCAAGAGAATATGAAAGAGATACGAGAGTTAACAGGAAACGGACTCCCTTATCGTTCACGCGAAGAGCTTGTAACAGCCTTGTCATCTCACTTTGACATACTATATTCGGAAGAAGAACTTATTCCTCTTTCGTTTGATAACCCACTAAAAGTACTTTATCATTTGAAGCAGACAGGAGTAACCGGAATATCCGGCACCTCTTCCCAACAACTGCGGACACGTCGTGACTTGCAGTTATTCAGTGAACGTTACACACTAAAATTTACCCAGGGCACTTCAGTGTCCCTGACCTATCACCCTATTTATATCATCGCAAAAAAGAAAAAAGTATGAAACAGAATGTATATTTCGTAAGCGGTATCGACACCGATGCCGGCAAGAGCTACGCCACCGGGTTTCTAGCTCGTGAATGGAACAAGAACGGACAGTGTACCATCACTCAAAAATTTATCCAAACAGGAAACGTCGGTCATTCCGAGGATATTGATCTACATCGTCGTATTATGGGAATCCCCTTTACAGAAGAAGACAAGAAAGGACTGACTATGCCGGAAATTTTCTCTTATCCTGCCTCTCCACATCTCGCTTCCCAACTGGATAACCGTCCCATCGACTTCGACAAAATCAAACGTGCTACGGAAGAGTTAAGTGAACGCTATGATTTTGTTCTGCTCGAAGGCGCAGGCGGTTTAATGGTTCCATTAACGGCAGAGCTTCTGACAATAGACTACATTGCCCAAGAGAATTATCCGCTCATTTTTGTTACTTCCGGCAAATTGGGAAGCATCAATCATACCTTACTTAGCCTTGAAGCCATACAAAAGCGCAATATTGTATTGGATACAGTACTTTATAATATGTATCCTACCGTAAAAGATAAAACGATTCAGAATGATACGATGAACTTCATTCAAAACTGGCTGAAGAAGTATTTCCCGAATACGAAGTTTATATTGGTTCCAGAAATAAAAGAATAAAAGACTTATGACTTCAAAAGACTAGCCTCACTATTTGCCGGGCTAGTTTTTTGTTTCTACAATCCATTTCTCCATATTACAGGTTTCCGCACTAAAATTTACCCCTACTTTAAAAAGTTTACGCCATTCAATCGTTCATCATCGTTCAATCGGATTTGTTCAATCGGATTTGTAACTTGTTCAATCGGATTTGTAATCCGATTGATTGCGTATCAGGATTTATAATCCGCTCCGCCTTAACCTCTTATCTTCCTAAACTACAATCACCTCCAACAGTCCTTTATCACCCGCATAACTCACCGCCGAACTATATAAATAATCTTCCTGCCGTGCAACAATTTCCTGCTTCACCGGATTATTATGAATATAATTCAATTTTTGCAGAAAGAAGTCATGCAAATAAATTAACTCGGGATGATTCCCTTCTTGCCAAAAACGATATTTAGATATTTTTTTGTCATTAGCTCCGGCAAAGCGAAAACGATCCAACATCCATTCGCGACGACTTTCTTGAGGATCTGTTTCGAGTTCTGCCATAATACGT
The Bacteroides luhongzhouii DNA segment above includes these coding regions:
- the bioC gene encoding malonyl-ACP O-methyltransferase BioC; amino-acid sequence: MDKQLIAERFSKAIATYPQEANVQRQIADKMIHLLTEHVSFPCSKVIEFGCGTGIYSRMLLQALRPEELLLNDLCPEMKYCCEDILRKEQVSFLPGDAETVSFPAENTLITSCSALQWFESPENFFKRCNALLNNQGYFAFSTFGQENMKEIRELTGNGLPYRSREELVTALSSHFDILYSEEELIPLSFDNPLKVLYHLKQTGVTGISGTSSQQLRTRRDLQLFSERYTLKFTQGTSVSLTYHPIYIIAKKKKV
- the bioD gene encoding dethiobiotin synthase, with the protein product MKQNVYFVSGIDTDAGKSYATGFLAREWNKNGQCTITQKFIQTGNVGHSEDIDLHRRIMGIPFTEEDKKGLTMPEIFSYPASPHLASQLDNRPIDFDKIKRATEELSERYDFVLLEGAGGLMVPLTAELLTIDYIAQENYPLIFVTSGKLGSINHTLLSLEAIQKRNIVLDTVLYNMYPTVKDKTIQNDTMNFIQNWLKKYFPNTKFILVPEIKE
- a CDS encoding REP-associated tyrosine transposase → MDTANRVLDELYFVTSTVVDWIDIFTRPKYKHIILESLAYCQEKKGLRIYAWVLMSNHLHMIVSSGTEATVSDILRDFKKFTSKRIMAELETDPQESRREWMLDRFRFAGANDKKISKYRFWQEGNHPELIYLHDFFLQKLNYIHNNPVKQEIVARQEDYLYSSAVSYAGDKGLLEVIVV